In Shouchella patagoniensis, the following are encoded in one genomic region:
- a CDS encoding efflux RND transporter permease subunit has protein sequence MKWLSYVIERRIMVFLTVVLIFIGGGYALFNLDQELLPSVTMDGATVEVSAGDISANEVERSITSNLEQRLREIEDVTKVISNTNTGRSSLQLSFRQGKGDEAFEEVESIVYMEAAENELIEDIDVNQNGTTAAYDYFMDISNGDMEEITNFVDETLKPRLESLPEVGAVNVNGIFENEVEIELDREEIDDRSINIEQVIEIIQQQNNDSIIGMLRDEEGSPFLRWHTSLESIDHIKMIQIPTQEGSVTLDEIATVTISPKDNLNEIWKNGSQELIFVQIARSNDITQVELADSVREEIKSINEEGLIRGFEVNEMVSQADYVEDALSGVTINILIGASLAIGILLIFLKNIRATLIIGVSIPTSILLTLWIMQLLDYSFNILTLMGLGLGIGIMVDSSIVILESIYGKKEKGLNNKDAIIQGTKQVASPIVASVITTIVVFLPIGYLEGDIGQLMVMISVVVATTLISSMVISFTVIPTVAKGFLKIRLTNDKKKDGIILGKYSQFISWIVKKKRRSLGVLLTFLLFFVASLTLITKIPMGLMPDMHDRYSEVIVDLDPGLTSDEKELVANQINDNLSVIQDIESNYIMDSGGMFYVMINMTKGENIVMNQEKVNEEIYSSLRTLEETQPILSVQNAMTGGAAHPVQVNIKGEDFDQLKEMSTEFSSKLEEIEGIVGVLSSNNRTFIEEEIFLDEVAIVDAGLEENQIRQIVQQSFLDVSLGDVTLSEQTYPLSIKWNESTTTVSDLLDLEVPTQDGVETLDNFITLRKVEIPNEITREDGERFVVVSADFENTDSGTVNRDVSNLIEEMDVPEGYSISVAGDLEQQQQVMQQMIVVLGVAIFLIFSVMAVQFNHLIHPLFVMSVIPVVITGVILGLFITQYELNVMSGIGIIMLIGISLNNAILLIDKTNKLRKGGYNVEKALVEAGKNRVRPIFMTTLTTGAGMLPLALASGISGNYQAPMAVAIISGLLFSTLVTLLLFPAVYRLFSIERKSNTIKEGKKQLTS, from the coding sequence ATGAAGTGGTTAAGCTATGTAATTGAGAGAAGGATTATGGTGTTTTTAACGGTTGTGCTAATTTTTATTGGCGGAGGTTATGCCTTATTTAATTTGGATCAAGAGTTACTGCCCTCTGTTACGATGGACGGAGCTACTGTTGAGGTTTCAGCTGGTGATATCTCCGCCAATGAAGTAGAACGTTCCATTACTTCAAATTTGGAACAGCGATTAAGAGAAATAGAAGATGTAACTAAGGTTATTTCTAATACAAATACAGGCAGGAGTTCCTTGCAATTATCTTTTAGGCAAGGTAAGGGGGATGAAGCTTTTGAGGAAGTTGAATCAATTGTTTATATGGAGGCTGCTGAAAATGAGTTAATTGAAGATATAGATGTAAATCAAAATGGGACAACAGCTGCATATGATTATTTTATGGATATATCTAATGGTGATATGGAGGAAATAACTAATTTTGTAGATGAAACGTTAAAACCTAGGTTAGAGAGTTTACCAGAGGTAGGAGCAGTTAATGTCAATGGGATTTTTGAGAATGAAGTAGAAATTGAATTAGATCGTGAAGAGATCGATGATAGAAGTATTAATATCGAACAAGTAATTGAAATAATTCAACAACAAAACAATGATTCTATTATTGGAATGTTACGTGATGAGGAAGGATCACCTTTTTTACGTTGGCATACATCACTGGAAAGTATCGATCATATAAAGATGATCCAAATACCTACTCAAGAGGGCAGTGTTACATTAGATGAAATCGCCACAGTTACTATAAGCCCTAAAGATAACTTGAATGAGATTTGGAAGAATGGTTCACAAGAATTAATATTTGTTCAAATAGCTAGATCAAATGATATAACACAAGTTGAGTTAGCAGATTCAGTAAGAGAAGAAATAAAGTCTATTAACGAGGAAGGGTTAATTAGAGGATTTGAAGTAAATGAGATGGTATCTCAGGCTGATTATGTGGAAGATGCTCTTAGTGGCGTGACTATAAACATATTAATTGGTGCCTCCCTAGCTATAGGTATCCTATTAATATTCTTGAAAAATATACGGGCTACCTTGATTATAGGTGTATCTATACCTACATCGATCTTATTAACTTTATGGATAATGCAACTGTTGGATTATAGTTTCAATATCTTAACTCTTATGGGTCTGGGTCTAGGAATTGGGATTATGGTGGATTCGTCCATAGTGATACTTGAATCAATATATGGTAAAAAAGAAAAAGGGTTAAATAATAAAGATGCTATTATACAGGGAACTAAACAAGTCGCAAGTCCAATCGTAGCCTCTGTTATAACAACAATTGTTGTCTTCTTGCCAATAGGTTACCTTGAAGGTGACATTGGACAATTGATGGTGATGATCTCAGTAGTAGTTGCAACTACCTTAATTAGTTCCATGGTCATTTCATTCACGGTAATTCCAACTGTAGCAAAAGGATTTTTAAAGATAAGACTAACAAATGACAAAAAGAAAGATGGAATTATTTTAGGGAAATACAGTCAGTTCATTTCATGGATAGTCAAAAAGAAGCGTCGAAGTTTAGGGGTTCTTTTAACCTTTCTCCTTTTTTTCGTAGCATCTTTAACTTTAATTACCAAGATTCCCATGGGATTAATGCCGGATATGCACGATCGTTATTCTGAAGTTATTGTTGACCTTGATCCAGGGTTAACATCAGATGAAAAAGAACTTGTAGCAAATCAAATTAATGATAATTTATCTGTTATTCAAGACATTGAATCAAATTACATTATGGATTCTGGGGGCATGTTTTATGTAATGATTAACATGACAAAGGGAGAAAATATTGTAATGAATCAAGAAAAAGTAAATGAAGAAATATATAGTTCTTTAAGAACGCTCGAAGAAACTCAACCAATTCTTTCTGTACAAAATGCGATGACGGGTGGTGCAGCCCACCCTGTACAAGTGAATATTAAGGGGGAAGACTTTGATCAGTTAAAGGAAATGTCGACTGAATTCTCTTCGAAGTTGGAAGAGATTGAAGGTATTGTAGGGGTTTTAAGCTCTAATAATAGAACGTTTATTGAAGAAGAAATTTTCTTAGATGAGGTGGCTATAGTAGATGCCGGATTAGAAGAAAATCAAATAAGGCAAATAGTCCAGCAATCATTTTTAGATGTTTCTTTAGGCGATGTAACCCTTTCGGAGCAAACCTACCCTTTATCAATTAAATGGAATGAATCTACGACAACAGTATCAGATTTACTTGATTTGGAGGTTCCGACGCAAGACGGCGTAGAGACACTCGATAATTTTATTACACTAAGAAAGGTAGAAATACCGAATGAGATAACACGTGAGGATGGTGAAAGATTTGTTGTGGTGTCTGCGGATTTCGAAAATACTGATAGTGGAACAGTCAATCGAGATGTTAGTAATTTAATCGAGGAAATGGACGTACCAGAGGGTTATAGTATATCGGTTGCGGGGGACTTAGAACAACAACAGCAGGTAATGCAACAAATGATTGTGGTACTAGGTGTTGCGATATTTCTAATATTCTCAGTGATGGCTGTTCAGTTTAACCATCTTATACATCCACTATTTGTTATGTCGGTAATACCAGTCGTGATCACTGGCGTAATTTTGGGTTTGTTTATTACGCAATACGAACTTAATGTTATGTCCGGAATAGGTATTATTATGTTGATAGGAATATCATTAAACAATGCAATTCTACTAATTGATAAAACTAATAAACTTAGAAAAGGTGGTTATAATGTAGAAAAAGCATTAGTTGAGGCAGGTAAAAATCGAGTTCGGCCAATATTTATGACAACTTTAACAACTGGGGCTGGTATGCTGCCGTTGGCACTAGCTTCAGGTATATCTGGAAACTATCAAGCTCCTATGGCTGTAGCAATAATATCAGGCTTATTGTTTTCAACTCTTGTTACCTTATTATTATTTCCAGCAGTTTATCGTCTTTTTTCTA